A segment of the Desulfuromonadales bacterium genome:
GCCTGGAAGGGCGGGTGAGCTATACCTACCAGGAGGCGAAAGACCGGTCTACCGACAAGCTCCTTTCCAACTCCCCCAGGCATCTGGCCAAGGTCAACATCATCGTCCCGCTGATTGGCGAAATGGTCCTGCTGGGCATCGAGGAACAGTACACGAGCAAAAGGAAGACTGTCCTCCGCAATGAAACGGGCGGGTATGCGGTGACCAACCTGACCCTTTTCGGCCGCAAGCTTTACAAAGAGCTGCGCGTATCGGCCAGCGTCTACAACCTGTTTGACAAAAAATTCAGCGACCCCGCCTCACTGGCGCACCGCCAGGAGACCATCGAACAGGACGGCCGGGTCTTCCGCTTCAAGCTCGCCTACGCTTTTTGACCGACGGTTCCGGATATGGCCTTGGCGCCTCCGAAAACAGCTCTCCTTCTGACGATTGTCGCGACGGCCCTGATCGTCCTGCTGGGAGCCGTGCGCGCCATGGCGGCCGGCGAGATCAAAATCGCCGTCTTCGTCAGCTATGATGCCCCTCCCATGGCGGAAGCCCTGGCCGGGTTCAAGGAAAGTCTCGCCCGCCAGGGGGTCAGCGCGGTCTATGAACTTTATCCGCTGCAGGAGACATCCGGCCAGAACCGCCGGCGGCCCGCCGCGGTCAGAGAGGATGGAACCCGCCTGATTCTGGCCCTCGGCTCCCTGGCTCTGGAGACCGCCGGCCGGGAAGCCGCCGGCATCCCGGTCGTTGCCGGCATGGTGCTGCGGGAGGCGGACATCCGACCCGGCCGCGGGGTTACGGGTGTCTTTCTCGAATTCCCGATCGAAACCCAGTTGGCCTGGCTGCTGCACCTGATGCCCGATGCCCGCCGTATCGGCGTCGTTTTCAACCCGGCGGAGAACCGCGACACCATCGAGGCGGCCGGCAAGATAGCGGGCCGGATGGGACTGGAGCTGCTCGCCCGGGAGGTGACTACTCCGCTGGAGCTGCCCGGCGCGCTGGAGAGCCTGGCCAACCGGGCGGACGTGCTCTGGGGAATCAGCGACAACGTGGTCGTCACCCCGCAGACTGCCAGAAGCCTCCTGCTCTTTTCCTTTCGCAATCGCATTCCCTTCATCGGGCTCTCGACCGCCTGGGTGAAGGCGGGTGCCCTCTACGCCCTCGACCGGGATTACCGCGACATCGGCCGGCAATGCGCCGAGCTGGCCGCCAAGGTGCTGGCGGGGGCCGAGGCCGGTTCGCTGGCGCCGGTTCCGCCCCGCCGGGTCACCTATTCACTGAACCTCAAGACGGCGGAACAGATGAAGATGCATGTTCCCTCCTCGCTGAGCAAGGCCGCCGAACAGCTTTTCCAGGAGGATTGAGATGAAGTCCGCCGGCGCAAAAAAAATCAGCATCGCCGCCAAATTCAATTTGCTGGTCATCTCCCTGATCCTCGCCACCTCCCTGGGGATCACCGCCTACGTCGTT
Coding sequences within it:
- a CDS encoding ABC transporter substrate-binding protein gives rise to the protein MAPPKTALLLTIVATALIVLLGAVRAMAAGEIKIAVFVSYDAPPMAEALAGFKESLARQGVSAVYELYPLQETSGQNRRRPAAVREDGTRLILALGSLALETAGREAAGIPVVAGMVLREADIRPGRGVTGVFLEFPIETQLAWLLHLMPDARRIGVVFNPAENRDTIEAAGKIAGRMGLELLAREVTTPLELPGALESLANRADVLWGISDNVVVTPQTARSLLLFSFRNRIPFIGLSTAWVKAGALYALDRDYRDIGRQCAELAAKVLAGAEAGSLAPVPPRRVTYSLNLKTAEQMKMHVPSSLSKAAEQLFQED